A window from Triticum aestivum cultivar Chinese Spring chromosome 6D, IWGSC CS RefSeq v2.1, whole genome shotgun sequence encodes these proteins:
- the LOC123142439 gene encoding cytochrome P450 89A2-like gives MQGLLLLALPLVPLVVLAVIRHAGPIKTRLATVMSALAPKLPAAWRKPVFVSDCATAYRLLVRGSASGSFSNRLPSMAPSAVLSAGRHHNITSAPHGPFWRAIRHNLTSQLFHLTRLHRYALARRNALRGLVADLREQQQQQHGVVLAAESFRDAIFNVVCTMCFGDGVYPALVRAIADAQDDDVQSLPVVRVFVCSVFPVTVTRLIYRKQWNELVSVRQKQEDMYLPLIDACRRCSDEPPCYVDTLLDLEVPVKDDDQVASVGVGGSGQNKRISDAELVGLCSEFLGAGSETVAAAIQWIMANLVKRPDIKEAVCREIDDSMGAEADEVGEEVLEKLEYLNAVVMEALRLHPTTALVFRQVMKEDDVVLDGRRIGVGTTVIFPLETLACDKTVWADPDVFKPERFLASGGGETMNLVAAAGSARKMKMMPFGAGRRICPGMGVAMIHIGYFVANLVREFVWKEAEGEHTIDLQPHTIVLVTVMKRPLRAHLLQRRWDAKNIS, from the exons ATGCAAGGCCTACTCCTCTTGGCGCTCCCCTTGGTTCCTCTGGTCGTCCTCGCCGTGATCCGGCATGCAGGCCCGATCAAAACGCGCCTCGCCACCGTCATGTCGGCCCTAGCACCGAAGCTCCCCGCCGCCTGGAGGAAGCCAGTCTTCGTCAGCGACTGTGCCACGGCGTACCGCCTTCTCGTGCGCGGCAGCGCCAGCGGGTCCTTCTCCAACCGCCTGCCGTCCATGGCGCCCAGCGCCGTCCTGTCCGCCGGCCGGCACCACAACATCACCTCGGCGCCCCATGGCCCATTCTGGCGCGCCATCCGCCACAACCTCACCTCCCAACTCTTCCACCTGACGCGCCTCCACCGCTACGCCTTGGCGCGCCGCAATGCGCTCCGAGGTCTCGTGGCGGACCTccgcgagcagcagcagcagcagcacggcgtGGTCCTCGCAGCGGAGAGCTTCCGTGACGCCATTTTCAACGTGGTCTGCACCATGTGTTTCGGCGACGGCGTTTACCCAGCCCTCGTACGCGCCATAGCCGATGCCCAGGACGA TGACGTCCAGTCGTTGCCTGTGGTGCGCGTCTTCGTCTGCTCGGTGTTCCCGGTGACGGTGACCAGGCTAATCTACCGCAAGCAATGGAACGAGCTGGTCTCAGTACGGCAGAAGCAGGAGGATATGTATCTCCCGCTCATTGACGCATGTCGCCGCTGCTCCGACGAGCCGCCGTGCTATGTCGACACGCTCCTCGACCTCGAGGTCCCGGTCAAAGACGACGACCAGGTGGCCTCTGTAGGTGTAGGCGGCTCTGGGCAGAACAAGAGGATCAGCGACGCAGAACTCGTAGGGTTGTGCTCGGAGTTCCTCGGTGCTGGGAGTGAAACCGTAGCCGCGGCAATCCAGTGGATCATGGCGAACCTGGTGAAGCGCCCAGACATAAAGGAGGCTGTCTGTAGAGAGATCGACGATTCTATGGGCGCTGAGGCCGACGAGGTCGGCGAGGAGGTTCTTGAGAAGCTGGAGTACCTCAACGCCGTCGTCATGGAGGCTCTTCGGCTACATCCTACCACAGCTTTGGTGTTTAGGCAA GTAATGAAAGAAGATGACGTCGTTCTTGATGGCCGACGCATTGGAGTGGGCACCACGGTGATCTTTCCACTGGAGACTCTAGCGTGTGACAAGACGGTGTGGGCTGACCCCGATGTGTTCAAGCCGGAGAGATTCCTAGCTTCCGGAGGTGGAGAAACCATGAACCTCGTGGCAGCGGCAGGTAGCGCCCGGAAGATGAAGATGATGCCGTTTGGTGCCGGCCGGAGGATTTGCCCCGGCATGGGCGTCGCGATGATCCACATAGGCTACTTTGTGGCAAATCTCGTGAGGGAGTTCGTGTGGAAGGAGGCAGAGGGTGAACACACCATTGATCTTCAGCCACACACCATCGTGTTGGTCACTGTCATGAAGCGGCCACTACGAGCTCATCTTTTGCAACGGCGATGGGACGCAAAAAATATAAGTTAA